The following coding sequences lie in one Methylosinus sp. PW1 genomic window:
- a CDS encoding 4'-phosphopantetheinyl transferase superfamily protein → MTHSWAPAVSEGRIEITRLDFDLAAPWSEADWDALSAEERERALRFLRHEDRLRMISTRAALRRLLGEKLGVDPAALRFDSGTYGKLGLAGAGLFFNVSHSGACALIAVSRHWEVGVDIERADRKVDVAGLSSIALTREEREKIDAAGFFERWVAKEAALKALGLGITEKLQAFSVWPGQGDLYELRHAEADWGDLRIARLEAPPGYAAALAWKTP, encoded by the coding sequence ATGACGCATTCTTGGGCTCCCGCGGTGAGCGAAGGGCGCATCGAGATCACGCGTCTCGATTTCGATCTCGCCGCGCCCTGGTCCGAGGCCGATTGGGACGCGCTGAGCGCGGAAGAGCGCGAGCGGGCGCTGCGCTTTCTGCGGCATGAGGATCGGCTGCGCATGATTTCGACGCGCGCGGCTCTGCGGCGTCTCCTCGGCGAGAAGCTGGGCGTCGATCCGGCGGCGCTACGCTTCGACTCCGGGACTTACGGCAAGCTCGGGCTCGCGGGCGCAGGCCTCTTCTTCAATGTCTCGCATTCCGGCGCATGCGCGCTCATCGCCGTCTCGCGTCATTGGGAGGTCGGCGTCGACATAGAACGCGCGGATCGCAAGGTGGACGTCGCCGGTCTCTCCTCCATCGCCTTGACGCGAGAGGAGCGCGAAAAGATCGACGCCGCTGGTTTTTTCGAGCGTTGGGTGGCCAAGGAGGCGGCGCTGAAGGCGCTCGGCCTCGGCATAACGGAGAAGCTGCAGGCTTTCTCTGTGTGGCCGGGGCAGGGCGATCTCTACGAGCTGCGCCACGCCGAGGCGGATTGGGGAGATCTTCGCATCGCGCGTCTCGAGGCGCCGCCGGGCTATGCGGCGGCGCTGGCGTGGAAGACGCCCTAA
- a CDS encoding DUF2325 domain-containing protein — protein sequence MSERRPLVSLSVLKSAMASEGFELAPAARREAGARRRIWEIIGASHCSIVGTCLTIAELRKIARRTGFLGDEARYNDYQVHGLFVEKMHDENVVSRAVQKHLDTRYEGAIRKAKALDGEEALLAYWESAIDAGFVPGAYWALIGHPRLTPGVETRIFGDIHMMSHLSGAAHRGDAREVAEARRAKAEIARRLASVIAERNDELTVLRDEIARLGAQLREARTLASECESLRREVDALRAAERGDETLRELGALRLSHAELREDHARLERRLERMKAKETRAPAPIVSEIAVAAEPVADEPRESETDLCGRCLLYVGGRPRTVCRLQRLVERRNGSLIHHDGGMEDSRAMLSELVRRADAVFFPVDCVSHRAVGAVKSLCESHGIPYCPLRSASASAFERAIETLAAPAAEAQR from the coding sequence ATGAGCGAGCGGCGGCCTCTCGTCTCATTGAGCGTGCTGAAATCAGCCATGGCGAGCGAGGGCTTCGAGCTCGCGCCCGCCGCGCGGCGGGAGGCGGGCGCGCGCCGCCGCATATGGGAGATCATCGGCGCGTCGCATTGCTCGATCGTCGGCACATGTCTGACGATCGCGGAATTGCGCAAGATCGCGCGGCGCACCGGCTTTCTCGGCGACGAAGCGCGCTATAATGATTATCAGGTGCATGGCCTCTTCGTCGAGAAGATGCATGACGAGAATGTCGTCTCGCGCGCCGTGCAGAAACATCTCGACACGCGCTATGAAGGCGCGATCCGCAAGGCCAAGGCGCTCGACGGCGAGGAGGCGCTGCTCGCCTATTGGGAGAGCGCGATCGACGCTGGCTTCGTTCCCGGCGCCTATTGGGCGCTGATCGGCCATCCGCGCCTCACGCCCGGCGTGGAGACGCGCATTTTCGGCGATATTCACATGATGTCGCATTTGAGCGGCGCCGCGCATCGCGGCGACGCCCGCGAGGTCGCGGAGGCGCGACGCGCGAAGGCCGAGATCGCGCGGCGTCTCGCCAGCGTCATCGCCGAGCGCAATGACGAGCTGACCGTGTTGCGCGACGAGATCGCCCGGCTCGGCGCGCAGCTTCGCGAGGCGCGCACGCTCGCCAGCGAATGCGAGAGCCTGCGCCGCGAGGTCGACGCTCTGCGCGCGGCGGAGCGTGGCGACGAGACATTGCGCGAGCTCGGGGCGCTCCGTCTCTCGCATGCCGAATTGCGCGAGGATCATGCGCGGCTCGAGCGCCGTCTCGAGCGGATGAAGGCGAAGGAGACGCGCGCCCCTGCGCCGATCGTTTCTGAGATCGCCGTCGCGGCGGAGCCCGTCGCCGACGAGCCGCGCGAGAGCGAGACGGATCTGTGCGGCCGCTGCCTGCTCTATGTCGGCGGCCGGCCGCGCACGGTATGCCGGCTGCAGCGTCTCGTCGAGCGGCGCAATGGCTCGCTCATCCATCATGACGGCGGCATGGAAGACAGTCGCGCCATGCTGAGCGAGCTGGTGCGGCGCGCCGACGCGGTGTTTTTTCCCGTCGATTGCGTCAGCCATCGCGCTGTCGGCGCGGTGAAGAGCTTGTGCGAGAGCCATGGCATTCCCTATTGTCCGCTGCGCAGCGCGAGCGCTTCGGCTTTCGAGAGAGCGATCGAGACGCTCGCCGCGCCGGCGGCGGAGGCGCAGCGATAG
- a CDS encoding antibiotic biosynthesis monooxygenase, whose protein sequence is MFIAMNRFKVVKGEEKAFEQIWASRRTRLEEMEGFISFHLLRGPEREDHTLYASHTMWETKASFLAWTTSQQFRDSHKDAGKNKPLYVGHPEFEGFDAVLAQTNARDDAAVEATP, encoded by the coding sequence ATGTTCATCGCGATGAATCGATTCAAGGTGGTCAAGGGTGAGGAAAAGGCGTTCGAGCAGATTTGGGCCTCGCGCCGCACGCGCCTCGAGGAGATGGAGGGCTTCATTTCCTTCCATCTGCTGCGCGGGCCGGAGCGCGAGGATCACACGCTCTACGCCTCGCATACGATGTGGGAGACCAAGGCGAGCTTTCTCGCTTGGACGACGTCGCAGCAATTCCGCGATTCGCATAAGGACGCCGGCAAGAACAAGCCGCTCTATGTCGGCCATCCCGAGTTCGAGGGTTTCGACGCCGTGCTCGCGCAGACCAATGCGCGTGACGATGCGGCGGTGGAGGCGACGCCATGA